One Chryseobacterium sp. StRB126 genomic region harbors:
- a CDS encoding S41 family peptidase, with protein sequence MDHSKNVIESKNENERFTGNVYLLISGQTFSSAADFANAFKFYKAGKIIGSETGGFIISPGEVIERQLPNSKLFLNVSSTKDFNIGATEKDRHGVIPDIQVQSNEALNYTLNKLIK encoded by the coding sequence ATAGATCACTCAAAAAATGTCATTGAGTCCAAAAATGAAAATGAGCGATTTACAGGAAATGTTTATCTGCTCATCAGTGGCCAGACATTTTCATCGGCTGCAGATTTTGCCAATGCTTTTAAATTTTATAAAGCAGGAAAAATTATAGGCTCAGAAACCGGTGGATTTATAATTTCACCTGGAGAAGTTATAGAAAGGCAATTGCCCAATTCAAAATTATTTCTGAACGTATCATCTACAAAAGATTTTAATATTGGTGCCACAGAGAAAGACCGGCATGGTGTAATTCCTGATATTCAGGTTCAGAGCAACGAAGCTTTGAATTATACGCTGAATAAGCTTATAAAGTGA